A single region of the Enterobacter cloacae complex sp. R_G8 genome encodes:
- a CDS encoding SLC13 family permease, translated as MSLWLTHPLFVPSAIVGVTIVLWATSLLPEFITALLFFTAAMTARIAPPEVIFGGFASSAFWLVFSGFVLGVAIRKTGLADRAARALSARLTDSWVLMVASVVLLSYALAFVMPSNMGRIALLMPIVAAMAKRASIADGSRAWFGLALAVGFGTFQLSATILPANVPNLVMSGAAEGSYGIHLNYVPYLLLHTPVLGILKGGILIGLICWLFPGSPQPPRDLAPAEPMGRDEKRLAWLLALVLGMWVTESWHGVGPAWTGLAASVIVMLPRVGFITGEEFSTGVNMRTCIYVAGILGLAIVVTQTGIGTAVGETLLQIMPLDADKPFTSFLALTGITTALNFIMTANGVPALYTTLAQSFSEATGFPLLSVIMIQVLGYSTPLLPYQASPIVVAMGLGKVPAKAGMVLCLALAIATYLVLLPLDYLWFSVLGRL; from the coding sequence ATGTCGCTCTGGTTAACCCACCCTCTGTTTGTGCCCTCAGCGATAGTCGGCGTCACCATTGTGTTATGGGCGACGTCGCTACTACCGGAATTCATCACCGCGCTGCTGTTCTTCACGGCAGCGATGACCGCCAGAATAGCCCCGCCGGAGGTTATTTTTGGCGGTTTTGCCTCGTCTGCTTTCTGGCTGGTGTTCAGCGGCTTTGTACTTGGCGTGGCGATCCGCAAAACCGGTCTGGCTGACAGGGCCGCGCGGGCGCTCTCCGCCAGGCTTACCGACTCCTGGGTGCTGATGGTAGCCAGCGTGGTTCTGCTGAGCTATGCCCTGGCATTTGTGATGCCATCGAACATGGGGCGTATCGCGCTGCTGATGCCCATCGTTGCTGCCATGGCAAAACGCGCCAGTATTGCCGACGGGTCACGTGCCTGGTTTGGACTGGCGCTGGCTGTCGGGTTCGGCACGTTCCAGCTTTCGGCCACCATCCTGCCTGCCAACGTCCCTAACCTGGTGATGAGCGGCGCGGCAGAGGGATCATACGGCATTCATCTGAACTACGTTCCTTATCTGCTGCTGCACACGCCGGTGCTCGGTATTCTCAAAGGGGGGATTCTGATTGGCTTAATCTGCTGGTTATTCCCCGGCAGCCCGCAGCCGCCCAGGGATCTGGCGCCCGCTGAACCGATGGGGCGAGATGAAAAACGTCTCGCCTGGCTGCTGGCGTTGGTGCTGGGAATGTGGGTGACGGAGAGCTGGCACGGTGTGGGGCCTGCATGGACGGGGCTGGCGGCATCGGTCATTGTGATGCTGCCACGCGTTGGTTTTATCACCGGAGAAGAGTTCTCGACGGGGGTGAATATGCGCACCTGTATTTACGTGGCGGGCATCCTTGGACTGGCGATTGTGGTGACGCAAACCGGCATCGGCACGGCGGTGGGGGAGACGTTGCTGCAGATTATGCCGCTGGATGCCGACAAACCGTTCACCAGTTTCCTGGCGCTGACCGGGATCACCACGGCACTGAACTTTATTATGACGGCTAACGGGGTCCCGGCGCTGTACACCACACTGGCGCAGAGTTTCTCGGAGGCGACGGGCTTCCCGCTATTGTCTGTCATCATGATTCAGGTGCTGGGCTATTCCACGCCGCTGCTGCCGTATCAGGCGTCGCCGATTGTGGTGGCGATGGGATTAGGAAAGGTGCCTGCAAAGGCGGGGATGGTGCTTTGTCTGGCGCTGGCGATTGCCACGTATCTGGTGCTGCTGCCGCTGGATTATTTATGGTTTAGTGTGCTGGGCCGGTTGTAG
- the tpiA gene encoding triose-phosphate isomerase, whose translation MRHPLVMGNWKLNGSRHMVNELVANLRTELAGVTGCAVAIAPPDMYLDLAKRAADGSHIILGAQNVDVNLSGAFTGETSAEMLKDIGAKYIIIGHSERRTYHKESDEFIAKKFAVLKEQGLIPVLCIGETEAENEAGKTEEVCARQIDAVLKTQGAAAFEGAVIAYEPVWAIGTGKSATPAQAQAVHKFIRDHIAKADAKVAEQVIIQYGGSVNASNAAELFTQPDIDGALVGGASLKADAFAVIVKAAEAAKQA comes from the coding sequence ATGCGACATCCTTTAGTGATGGGTAACTGGAAACTGAACGGCAGCCGCCACATGGTAAACGAACTGGTTGCTAACCTGCGTACAGAGCTGGCTGGCGTGACAGGCTGCGCGGTTGCTATCGCTCCGCCGGATATGTACCTGGATCTGGCTAAACGTGCCGCTGATGGCAGCCACATCATTCTGGGCGCACAGAACGTTGACGTTAACCTGTCTGGCGCATTCACCGGTGAAACCTCTGCTGAAATGCTGAAAGACATCGGCGCGAAATACATCATCATCGGCCACTCTGAGCGTCGTACCTACCACAAAGAATCCGACGAATTCATCGCGAAGAAATTTGCGGTGCTGAAAGAGCAGGGTCTGATCCCGGTTCTGTGCATCGGTGAAACCGAAGCAGAAAACGAAGCGGGCAAAACTGAAGAAGTGTGCGCACGTCAGATTGACGCGGTGCTGAAAACGCAGGGCGCGGCAGCATTCGAAGGCGCGGTTATCGCTTACGAGCCAGTATGGGCGATCGGTACCGGCAAATCTGCCACCCCAGCGCAGGCTCAGGCGGTTCACAAATTCATCCGTGATCACATTGCGAAAGCCGACGCGAAAGTGGCAGAGCAGGTTATCATCCAGTACGGCGGTTCCGTAAACGCCTCCAACGCAGCTGAACTGTTCACCCAGCCAGACATCGATGGCGCGCTGGTTGGCGGTGCATCCCTGAAAGCTGACGCTTTCGCGGTGATCGTTAAAGCGGCAGAAGCGGCTAAACAGGCGTAA
- a CDS encoding DUF1454 family protein: MKNSAHSLFLCLAMLSTGFPLHAAETTAPTTAPYLLAGAPSFDQSISQFRETFNQTNPTLPLDEFRAIDSARDTPTLTRAASKINENLYASTALERGTLKIKSMQITWLPVQGPEQKAAKAKALEYMSAVLQAFTPALTKKQSQQKLQKLLAAGKNKRYYADTEGAVRYVVADNGEKGLTFAVEPIKLALSDTLGGAN, translated from the coding sequence ATGAAAAATTCGGCACACTCTCTTTTCCTGTGTTTAGCGATGTTAAGCACCGGTTTTCCCCTGCATGCCGCCGAAACCACTGCCCCGACTACTGCGCCCTATCTTCTGGCAGGTGCTCCGTCGTTCGATCAGTCCATCAGTCAGTTTCGCGAAACCTTTAACCAGACCAACCCAACGCTGCCACTGGATGAGTTTCGTGCCATTGATAGCGCCCGCGATACCCCAACCCTGACGCGTGCCGCCAGCAAGATTAACGAGAACTTGTACGCATCAACGGCGCTGGAGCGCGGCACGCTAAAAATCAAGAGCATGCAGATCACCTGGCTACCTGTTCAGGGGCCGGAGCAGAAAGCCGCTAAAGCGAAGGCACTGGAGTACATGAGTGCGGTTTTGCAGGCATTCACCCCTGCACTGACAAAAAAACAGAGCCAGCAAAAGCTCCAAAAACTGCTGGCCGCGGGTAAAAACAAGCGCTACTACGCCGATACCGAAGGGGCAGTGCGCTATGTGGTGGCAGATAACGGCGAAAAAGGCCTGACCTTCGCTGTTGAACCGATTAAGCTGGCACTATCAGACACACTCGGAGGGGCGAATTAA
- a CDS encoding DUF805 domain-containing protein, which produces MTIQQWLFSFKGRIGRRDFWIWMAAWIVAMLLLFFVAYNAWLSTQTAAFALVCLLWPTAAVVVKRLHDRGRSGAWAFLIILAWMLVAGNWSMLPSILPWVVGKLLPTIIFVMMVIDLGAFIGTQSENKYGKDTLEVKYR; this is translated from the coding sequence ATGACCATACAGCAGTGGTTGTTTTCATTCAAAGGGCGTATTGGACGCCGTGACTTCTGGATCTGGATGGCCGCGTGGATTGTCGCCATGCTGCTTCTGTTTTTTGTGGCCTATAACGCATGGCTGAGCACGCAAACCGCGGCGTTTGCGCTGGTTTGTTTACTGTGGCCAACGGCGGCTGTGGTGGTGAAACGCCTGCACGATCGCGGTCGTTCGGGGGCATGGGCTTTTCTGATTATTCTGGCGTGGATGCTGGTGGCAGGGAACTGGTCGATGCTTCCGTCCATCCTCCCCTGGGTAGTGGGCAAACTGCTACCGACGATTATCTTTGTAATGATGGTTATCGATCTGGGCGCGTTTATTGGCACCCAGAGCGAAAACAAATACGGAAAAGACACCCTTGAGGTGAAATACCGCTGA
- the fpr gene encoding ferredoxin--NADP(+) reductase, translated as MADWVTGKVTKIQFWTDALFSLTVHAPIHPFTAGQFAKLGLDIDGERVQRAYSYVNAPDNPDLEFYLVTVPDGKLSPRLAALKPGDDIQIVSDAAGFFVLDEIPDCETLWMLATGTAIGPYLSILQYGKDLERFKNIVLVHAARYAADLSYLPQMQELEQQYAGKLKIQTVVSRETAAGSLTGRVPALIESGALEEAVGLPMRAETSHVMLCGNPQMVRDTQQLLKDTRQMTKHLRRRPGHMTAEHYW; from the coding sequence ATGGCGGACTGGGTAACAGGTAAAGTCACTAAGATACAATTCTGGACCGATGCGCTATTTAGTCTCACCGTGCATGCTCCCATCCATCCGTTTACGGCCGGTCAGTTTGCCAAGCTGGGGCTGGATATCGACGGCGAGCGCGTGCAGCGCGCCTACTCTTACGTCAACGCGCCCGACAACCCGGATCTCGAGTTCTATCTGGTCACCGTCCCGGACGGCAAACTCAGCCCACGCCTGGCGGCGCTTAAACCGGGTGATGATATACAGATTGTGAGTGACGCGGCAGGTTTCTTCGTCCTGGACGAAATCCCGGACTGCGAAACCCTGTGGATGCTGGCAACCGGCACGGCCATCGGCCCCTATCTCTCCATTTTGCAGTACGGCAAAGACCTGGAGCGGTTTAAAAACATCGTGCTGGTGCATGCGGCGCGTTACGCCGCAGACTTAAGCTATCTGCCGCAGATGCAGGAGCTGGAACAGCAGTACGCCGGAAAGCTGAAAATCCAGACCGTGGTGAGCCGCGAAACGGCGGCGGGTTCGCTTACTGGTCGGGTACCGGCGTTAATTGAGAGTGGTGCTCTGGAAGAGGCTGTTGGCTTACCGATGCGTGCCGAGACCAGCCACGTGATGCTGTGCGGTAACCCGCAGATGGTACGGGACACGCAGCAGCTTCTGAAAGATACCCGGCAGATGACGAAACACCTTCGCCGCCGGCCGGGTCATATGACCGCCGAGCACTACTGGTGA
- the glpX gene encoding class II fructose-bisphosphatase — protein sequence MKRELAIEFSRVTEAAALAGYKWLGRGDKNTADGAAVHAMRIVLNQVNIDGTIVIGEGEIDEAPMLYIGEKVGTGKGDAVDIAVDPIEGTRMTAMGQANALAVLAVGDKGCFLNAPDMYMEKLIVGPGAKGAIDLSLPLEENLRNIASALKKPLSELTVTILAKPRHDATITQMQKLGVRVFAIPDGDVAASILTCMPDSEVDVLYGIGGAPEGVVSAAVIRALDGDMQARLLPRHDVKGDNEENRRMGEEELARCEAMGIEANKVLALHEMARSDNVVFSATGITKGDLLDGITRKGNMATTETLLIRGKSRTIRRIQSIHYLDRKDPDVQTHIL from the coding sequence ATGAAACGTGAACTTGCTATCGAGTTTTCCCGCGTTACCGAAGCTGCTGCCCTGGCAGGCTATAAATGGCTTGGCCGTGGCGACAAAAATACCGCCGACGGTGCGGCTGTCCATGCCATGCGCATTGTCCTCAATCAGGTCAATATTGACGGCACCATTGTGATCGGTGAAGGCGAGATTGACGAAGCGCCTATGCTCTACATCGGTGAAAAAGTCGGGACTGGCAAAGGTGATGCTGTGGATATCGCCGTCGACCCGATCGAAGGTACGCGCATGACGGCAATGGGACAGGCCAACGCGCTGGCCGTGCTGGCCGTGGGTGACAAAGGCTGCTTCCTCAACGCACCGGATATGTACATGGAAAAGCTGATTGTCGGTCCAGGCGCGAAGGGTGCCATCGACCTCAGCCTGCCGCTGGAAGAGAACCTGCGTAATATCGCCAGCGCGTTAAAAAAACCGCTGAGCGAACTCACCGTCACCATTCTGGCAAAACCTCGCCACGACGCCACCATCACACAGATGCAAAAGCTGGGCGTGCGTGTGTTTGCCATCCCGGATGGCGACGTGGCGGCCTCCATTCTGACCTGCATGCCAGACAGTGAAGTGGATGTCCTGTACGGTATTGGCGGCGCGCCGGAAGGCGTGGTCTCTGCTGCGGTGATCCGGGCGCTGGATGGTGACATGCAGGCCCGCCTGCTACCCCGCCATGACGTCAAAGGCGACAACGAAGAGAATCGTCGCATGGGCGAAGAAGAGCTGGCGCGCTGTGAGGCAATGGGTATTGAAGCCAATAAAGTCCTCGCACTTCACGAAATGGCCCGCAGCGACAACGTTGTTTTCTCCGCGACCGGCATCACCAAAGGCGATCTGCTGGATGGCATCACCCGCAAAGGCAACATGGCGACCACGGAAACGCTGCTGATCCGCGGCAAATCGCGCACCATTCGTCGCATTCAGTCAATTCACTATCTCGACCGTAAAGACCCGGACGTACAGACGCACATTCTGTAA
- the glpK gene encoding glycerol kinase GlpK, which produces MTEKKYIVALDQGTTSSRAVVMDHDANIVSVSQREFEQIYPRPGWVEHDPMEIWASQSSTLVEVLAKADISSDEIAAIGITNQRETTIVWERETGKPIYNAIVWQCRRTSEICEQLKRDGMEEYVRSATGLVVDPYFSGTKVKWILDHVEGSRERAKRGELLFGTVDTWLIWKMTQGRVHVTDYTNASRTMLFNINTLEWDDKMLDALDIPRAMLPEVRKSSEVYGQTNIGGKGGTRIPIAGIAGDQQAALFGQLCVKEGMAKNTYGTGCFMLMNTGEKAVKSENGLLTTIACGPRGEVNYALEGAVFMAGASIQWLRDEMKLISDAFDSEYFATKVKDTNGVYVVPAFTGLGAPYWDPYARGAIFGLTRGVNSNHIIRATLESIAYQTRDVLEAMQADSGIRLHALRVDGGAVANNFLMQFQSDILGTRVERPEVREVTALGAAYLAGLAVGFWQNLDELQEKAVIEREFRPGIETTERNYRYSGWKKAVKRALAWEEHEE; this is translated from the coding sequence ATGACCGAAAAAAAATATATTGTTGCGCTCGACCAGGGCACCACCAGCTCCCGCGCTGTCGTAATGGATCATGACGCGAACATTGTCAGCGTATCACAGCGCGAATTTGAGCAAATCTATCCTCGTCCAGGCTGGGTAGAACACGACCCTATGGAGATCTGGGCATCGCAAAGCTCCACGCTGGTCGAAGTGCTGGCGAAAGCCGATATCAGTTCCGACGAGATTGCCGCGATTGGTATTACCAACCAGCGTGAAACGACCATCGTCTGGGAACGTGAAACCGGCAAGCCTATCTATAACGCCATCGTCTGGCAGTGCCGTCGTACGTCAGAGATCTGTGAACAGCTTAAGCGCGACGGTATGGAAGAGTACGTCCGCAGCGCCACGGGCCTCGTCGTTGACCCGTATTTCTCCGGCACCAAAGTGAAGTGGATCCTTGACCACGTGGAAGGTTCACGTGAGCGTGCAAAACGCGGCGAGCTGCTGTTCGGTACCGTCGACACCTGGCTTATCTGGAAGATGACCCAGGGGCGCGTTCACGTCACTGACTATACCAATGCCTCACGTACCATGCTGTTCAACATCAACACCCTGGAGTGGGATGACAAGATGCTGGACGCGCTGGATATCCCACGCGCCATGCTGCCAGAAGTGCGTAAATCTTCTGAAGTGTACGGTCAGACCAACATCGGTGGTAAAGGCGGCACGCGTATTCCTATCGCCGGTATCGCTGGTGACCAGCAGGCGGCCCTGTTTGGCCAGCTGTGCGTGAAAGAAGGGATGGCGAAAAACACCTACGGTACCGGCTGCTTTATGCTGATGAACACTGGCGAGAAAGCGGTGAAATCAGAAAACGGTCTGCTGACCACCATCGCCTGTGGCCCACGCGGTGAAGTGAACTATGCGCTGGAAGGTGCGGTATTCATGGCGGGTGCATCCATCCAGTGGCTGCGTGACGAGATGAAGCTTATCAGCGATGCGTTCGACTCCGAGTACTTCGCCACCAAAGTGAAGGATACCAACGGCGTGTACGTGGTACCTGCGTTTACCGGTCTGGGCGCACCGTACTGGGATCCGTATGCACGCGGCGCGATTTTCGGTCTGACGCGTGGTGTGAATTCCAACCACATTATTCGCGCCACCCTGGAATCTATCGCCTACCAGACGCGTGATGTGCTGGAAGCGATGCAGGCTGACTCCGGTATTCGTTTGCACGCTCTGCGCGTGGATGGCGGTGCGGTCGCGAACAACTTCCTGATGCAGTTCCAGTCTGACATTCTGGGCACCCGCGTGGAACGCCCGGAAGTGCGCGAAGTGACCGCGCTGGGTGCAGCGTATCTCGCCGGTCTGGCCGTCGGCTTCTGGCAGAACCTGGACGAGCTGCAGGAAAAAGCGGTTATCGAACGCGAATTCCGCCCGGGCATCGAAACCACCGAGCGTAACTACCGCTACAGCGGCTGGAAGAAAGCGGTTAAACGTGCCCTGGCGTGGGAAGAGCACGAAGAGTAA
- a CDS encoding MIP/aquaporin family protein — protein sequence MSQTSTLKGQCIAEFLGTGLLIFFGVGCVAALKVAGASFGQWEISIIWGLGVAMAIYLTAGVSGAHLNPAVTIALWLFACFDGRKVVPFIISQFAGAFCAAALVYGLYYNLFIDFEQTHHMVRGSVESLDLAGIFSTYPNPHINFVQAFAVEMVITAILMGVILALTDDGNGIPRGPLAPLLIGLLIAVIGASMGPLTGFAMNPARDIGPKAFAFIAGWGNVAFTGGKDIPYFLVPLFAPVVGAALGAFSYRKLIGRHLPCDTCVDEEKESTSAAQQKASL from the coding sequence ATGAGTCAGACATCAACCTTAAAAGGCCAGTGCATTGCCGAGTTCCTTGGTACCGGGTTGTTGATATTCTTCGGAGTGGGCTGTGTTGCTGCACTGAAAGTGGCGGGTGCCAGTTTTGGTCAGTGGGAAATCAGTATCATCTGGGGTCTGGGTGTGGCAATGGCCATCTACCTGACTGCAGGGGTTTCTGGCGCACATCTTAACCCGGCGGTGACCATCGCATTGTGGCTGTTCGCGTGCTTCGACGGACGCAAAGTTGTTCCTTTCATTATTTCTCAATTTGCCGGCGCGTTTTGCGCAGCGGCGTTAGTTTACGGGCTTTATTACAATCTTTTCATCGACTTCGAACAGACGCATCATATGGTGCGCGGCAGTGTCGAAAGTCTGGATCTGGCAGGTATCTTCTCAACGTATCCAAACCCGCATATCAATTTTGTGCAGGCGTTCGCAGTTGAAATGGTGATTACCGCTATTCTGATGGGCGTTATCCTGGCGCTGACCGACGACGGAAACGGCATTCCGCGCGGCCCGCTGGCACCACTGCTGATTGGCCTGCTGATTGCGGTGATCGGCGCATCCATGGGCCCGCTGACTGGATTCGCGATGAACCCGGCGCGTGATATCGGACCGAAAGCGTTCGCCTTTATCGCTGGCTGGGGCAACGTGGCCTTCACCGGCGGCAAAGATATCCCTTACTTCCTGGTACCGCTGTTTGCACCGGTTGTCGGGGCTGCGCTGGGTGCGTTTAGCTATCGCAAATTAATTGGTCGCCACTTACCGTGCGACACCTGTGTGGACGAGGAGAAAGAATCGACTTCTGCCGCACAACAAAAAGCTTCGCTGTAA
- the zapB gene encoding septal ring assembly protein ZapB, whose product MSLEVFEKLESKVQQAIDTITLLQMEIEELKEKNNSLAQEVQTAQHGREELERENNQLREQQNGWQERLQALLGRMEEV is encoded by the coding sequence ATGTCTTTAGAAGTGTTTGAGAAACTGGAATCGAAAGTACAGCAGGCGATTGACACCATCACGCTGCTGCAGATGGAAATTGAAGAGCTGAAAGAAAAGAACAACAGCCTGGCGCAAGAAGTGCAGACAGCTCAGCACGGCCGTGAAGAACTGGAGCGCGAAAACAACCAGCTGCGTGAACAGCAGAACGGCTGGCAGGAACGTCTGCAGGCGCTGCTGGGACGTATGGAAGAGGTTTAA
- the rraA gene encoding ribonuclease E activity regulator RraA: MKYDTSELCDIYQEDVNVVEPLFSNFGGRSSFGGQIITVKCFEDNGLLYDLLEQNGRGRVLLVDGGGSVRRALIDAELARLAVQNEWEGIVVYGSVRQVDDLEDLDIGIQAIAAIPVGAAGEGIGESDIRVNFGGVTFFSGDHLYADNTGIILSEDPLDIE, from the coding sequence ATGAAATACGATACCTCCGAGCTTTGTGACATCTACCAGGAAGATGTCAACGTCGTTGAACCGCTGTTCTCCAACTTTGGTGGGCGGTCGTCGTTTGGCGGACAAATCATCACGGTGAAATGTTTCGAGGATAACGGGTTGCTGTACGATCTGCTCGAACAGAACGGTCGTGGTCGCGTGCTGTTGGTCGATGGTGGCGGTTCAGTACGTCGTGCGCTGATAGATGCTGAACTGGCCCGTCTTGCCGTGCAAAACGAATGGGAAGGCATCGTGGTCTACGGTTCAGTCCGCCAGGTGGACGATCTCGAAGACCTCGATATCGGCATTCAGGCGATTGCCGCCATTCCGGTAGGCGCCGCGGGTGAAGGCATTGGCGAAAGCGATATCCGCGTCAATTTCGGCGGCGTGACCTTCTTCTCTGGTGACCATCTCTATGCCGATAACACCGGCATTATCCTCTCCGAAGATCCGCTGGATATTGAGTAG
- the menA gene encoding 1,4-dihydroxy-2-naphthoate polyprenyltransferase, whose protein sequence is MTDISRTQAWLESLRPKTLPLAFAAIIVGTALAWWQGYFDPLVAVLALVTAGLLQILSNLANDYGDAVKGSDKPDRIGPLRGMQKGVITQAQMKRALIITVVLICLSGLALVTVASKTTSDFIGFLVLGLLAIIAAITYTVGTRPYGYIGLGDISVLVFFGWLSVMGSWYLQAHTLIPALFLPATACGLLATAVLNINNLRDIDSDRENGKNTLAVRLGPVNARRYHACLLMGALLCLGLFNLISLHSLWGWLFVLAAPLLIKQARFVMRELSPAAMPPMLERTVKGALLTNLLFVIGIVLSQTLS, encoded by the coding sequence ATGACTGATATCAGCCGTACTCAGGCGTGGCTCGAAAGTCTGCGCCCTAAAACCCTTCCTCTGGCCTTTGCCGCGATTATCGTCGGTACCGCCCTTGCCTGGTGGCAGGGGTATTTCGATCCGCTGGTTGCCGTGCTGGCGCTGGTCACCGCCGGTTTGTTGCAGATCCTCTCTAATCTCGCCAACGACTACGGCGATGCGGTTAAGGGTAGCGATAAACCTGACCGTATCGGCCCTCTGCGCGGGATGCAGAAAGGGGTGATTACTCAGGCACAGATGAAGCGCGCGTTGATTATCACCGTGGTACTGATTTGTTTATCCGGCCTGGCGCTGGTGACGGTCGCCTCGAAAACCACCAGTGATTTCATTGGTTTTCTGGTGCTGGGCCTGCTCGCCATTATCGCCGCCATTACCTACACCGTCGGCACGCGCCCTTACGGTTATATCGGCCTGGGTGATATCTCCGTACTGGTGTTTTTCGGCTGGTTGAGCGTGATGGGCAGCTGGTACCTGCAGGCGCATACGCTCATCCCTGCTCTTTTCCTGCCCGCGACCGCCTGCGGCCTGCTGGCAACGGCGGTACTTAACATCAACAACCTGCGCGATATCGACAGCGACCGTGAGAACGGCAAAAACACGCTGGCCGTGCGTCTGGGGCCGGTTAACGCGCGTCGCTATCATGCCTGCCTGCTGATGGGCGCCCTGCTCTGCCTCGGGCTGTTCAACCTGATCTCGCTGCATAGTCTCTGGGGCTGGCTGTTTGTGCTCGCCGCGCCGCTACTGATTAAACAGGCCCGCTTTGTGATGCGTGAACTCAGCCCGGCAGCCATGCCACCGATGCTTGAGCGTACGGTAAAAGGCGCATTGCTCACTAACCTGTTGTTCGTGATAGGGATTGTCCTGAGCCAGACGCTGAGTTAA
- the hslU gene encoding HslU--HslV peptidase ATPase subunit, translated as MSEMTPREIVSELNKHIIGQDNAKRSVAIALRNRWRRMQLDEELRHEVTPKNILMIGPTGVGKTEIARRLAKLANAPFIKVEATKFTEVGYVGKEVDSIIRDLTDSAIKMVRVQAIEKNRYRAEEMAEERILDVLIPPAKNNWGQAEQQAEPSAARQAFRKKLREGQLDDKEIEIDLAAAPMGVEIMAPPGMEEMTSQLQSMFQNLGGQKQKARKLKIKDAMKLLIEEEAAKLVNPEELKQDAIDAVEQHGIVFIDEIDKICKRGNASGPDVSREGVQRDLLPLVEGCTVSTKHGMVKTDHILFIASGAFQIASPSDLIPELQGRLPIRVELQALTTEDFERILTEPNASVTVQYKALMATEGVNIEFTEDGIKRIAQAAWQVNETTENIGARRLHTVLERLMEDISYDASDLNGQSITIDAEYVGKHLDALVADEDLSRFIL; from the coding sequence ATGTCTGAAATGACCCCACGCGAAATTGTCAGCGAACTGAACAAACATATTATCGGCCAGGACAATGCCAAGCGCTCCGTGGCTATCGCCCTGCGTAATCGCTGGCGCCGCATGCAGCTCGATGAAGAGCTGCGCCATGAAGTGACGCCAAAAAACATTCTGATGATCGGCCCAACCGGTGTCGGTAAAACCGAAATCGCCCGTCGTCTGGCGAAACTGGCTAACGCGCCGTTCATCAAAGTTGAAGCCACTAAGTTCACCGAAGTGGGCTATGTAGGTAAAGAAGTGGACTCTATCATCCGCGATCTGACCGACTCGGCAATCAAGATGGTTCGCGTCCAGGCGATCGAGAAAAACCGCTATCGCGCGGAAGAGATGGCTGAAGAGCGCATCCTCGACGTGCTGATCCCGCCGGCGAAAAACAACTGGGGCCAGGCTGAACAGCAGGCTGAACCGTCTGCGGCGCGCCAGGCATTCCGCAAAAAGCTGCGCGAAGGCCAGCTGGATGATAAAGAGATTGAGATCGATCTCGCCGCCGCACCAATGGGTGTGGAAATCATGGCTCCTCCTGGCATGGAAGAGATGACCAGCCAGCTGCAGTCCATGTTCCAGAACCTGGGCGGTCAGAAACAGAAAGCGCGTAAGCTGAAAATCAAAGATGCGATGAAGCTGCTGATTGAAGAAGAAGCGGCAAAGCTGGTGAACCCGGAAGAGCTGAAGCAGGATGCTATCGACGCGGTTGAGCAGCACGGTATCGTGTTTATCGACGAAATCGATAAGATCTGTAAGCGCGGTAACGCGTCTGGCCCGGATGTCTCCCGTGAAGGTGTGCAGCGCGACCTGCTGCCGCTGGTTGAAGGCTGCACCGTCTCCACCAAGCACGGGATGGTCAAAACCGACCACATCCTGTTTATCGCGTCCGGTGCGTTCCAGATTGCCAGCCCGTCTGACCTGATCCCGGAACTGCAGGGCCGTCTGCCTATCCGCGTTGAGCTGCAGGCGCTGACCACTGAAGATTTCGAACGTATCCTGACCGAGCCAAACGCGTCTGTGACCGTACAGTACAAAGCGCTGATGGCGACCGAAGGCGTGAACATTGAGTTCACCGAAGACGGTATCAAACGCATCGCCCAGGCGGCCTGGCAGGTCAACGAAACCACCGAGAACATCGGTGCGCGTCGTCTGCACACGGTGCTGGAACGCCTGATGGAAGATATCTCTTATGATGCGAGTGACCTTAACGGTCAAAGCATTACCATTGACGCAGAATATGTGGGTAAACACCTGGATGCGTTAGTGGCAGATGAAGATCTGAGCCGTTTTATCCTATAA